The genomic segment TCCTTAAAAGTAAGCTTGAGGAGAGAGGTTTCCATGTGGAAATCTTAAAGGATTATTCAGGGAGGGAGAGGGTGATAAAAGGGGTATGGAAAAACTTGTCATAGAGGGCGGCTATAAATTAGAAGGAGAAGTTTCGATAAGCGGCTCTAAGAACGCGGTACTTCCTGTCCTTGCTGCGACACTTCTCGCAAAGGGGGAATTCCGGATAGGTAATGTTCCTAGGCTTAAAGACGTTGAAACGATGATGGAGCTTTTGAAGCTTCTGGGATGCGAGGTGGAATGGATCGACACAAGGATGCTAAGAGTTGATACTTCTAGGGCCGAAAATTACGTTGCTCCATACGATGTGGTAAAGAAGATGAGAGCCTCTGTGCTGGTTATGGGTTCTCTCGTGGGAAGACTGAGACGCGCAGTTGTATCCTATCCTGGGGGATGCGCCATAGGCGTTCGACCGATAGACATGCACCTTGAAGGTTTAAAGAAAATGGGGTGCGATGTGGAACTCAAAGGAGGATACGTGGATGTTAATGCACAAAAGATAAGAGGAGCAAAGATCTCTTTTAAGACGAAAACAGTAGGAGGAACGGAAAATCTTATGATGGCTTCTGTTTGTGCACCAGGAGAAACGATCTTAGAGAACGCGGCGAGGGAGCCAGAGGTAGTTGATCTTGCGCGAATGCTTAAAAAAATGGGAGCAAAAATTGAGGGAGAAGGAACGGACGTGATAAGGATCGAAGGTGTCAGTGAATTACACCCGTGCGACTATGAGGTGATCCCTGATCGAATTGAGGCGGGTACTTATCTTGTGGCATGTGGAATAACGGGTGGGGAAGTCATCATAAAGGGGTGCATCCCCGAGCACCTCCGCTCTGTTATAGAGAAGTTAAGAGAAGCTGGAATGGAAATAGTGGAAAAGGATGGAGAGTTATTATCCCGCATGAGAAGGAAAAGACCGATTGCCTGTTCAGTTTCGACCATGCCATATCCTCATTTTCCGACTGACATGCAGGCTCAGTTTATGGCATTTATGTGCGTGGCTAACGGAATAAGCCGTATCACAGAAAATATATTCGAAAATAGAATGCTCCACGTAGCTGAGCTAAAAAGGATGGGGGCGGATATAGAGCTTTCTGGGAGAACCGCGGTAGTGAGAGGGGTAAAGTCACTATCCGGAGCCAAGGTTATGGCCTCCGATCTCAGAGCTTCGGCGTCTCTTGTCCTAGCCGGGCTTAGATGCGAGGGAGTGACAGAGGTTCTAAGGATATATCATTTGGACCGAGGCTACGAGCGGATAGAGGAGAAATTGAAAAAATTGGGAGCAAAGATAGAAAGGGTGGAAGATGAAGATATGGGAGCTTGAAAAGGATAAGGACGAACTAGTAGCGTTATTGAACGAGGTGAGATTTAAGAGAAAGGAGGAGGTAAGGAAGGAGGTTCTTGAAATAAAAAAGAGGGTCGAAAAAGAAAAGGAGAGAGCATTAATCGAACTATCTAAAAGATTTGACGGTTGGGATCGCGAATACAGTTTAAAACTGACGGTGGAGGAGATAAGAGACAGTTTGAGGAAGGTAAAAGAGGAAGACATCCTGTTACTTAAAAGAATGGCGCAAAGGGTGAGAGCATACCATGAGGATAAAAAGAATGATAGGAGACTTTTTAGAAGAAAAGGTCTTCTCGTAGAAGAAGACTATGTAGCCATAGAGAAGCTTCTCATATACGCTCCTGGTGGAAAAGCGTCATATCCCTCGTCGCTTATCATGGCAGCGGTACCCGCCCTAATTGCTGGAGTAAAGGAGATATACGTCACAAGTCCAGCCCCAAAGGGAGAAGTAAATCCTTACCTATGTGCGGCGGCCGAAGTCTTGGGGATAACAAATGTTTACCGTGTAGGTGGCGCACAAGCAATATTCGCATTTGCCTTAGGTCTGGGTGAGATACCGAAGGTGGATATGATAGTTGGGCCTGGAAATGCCTACGTCGAGGAGGCAAAGAGGGAGTGCTTCGGCCTTGTAGGGTTAGATACGATTGCGGGACCGTCCGAACTTCTAATCCTGGTAAAGGAGCCGGTTTTTCCCGATTTGGTGGCAAAGGATATGCTTTCCCAGGCGGAGCACGATGAAATGGCTTTGGTTTGGCTTCTCTGTAGGGATCGAAGATACATAGAAGAAGTAATAAGTCACCTATCCTCGTACTCGCAGAGGGCCCAAAGAAAAGACATAATAGAGAAAGTTTTAGAGAGGAACGCCTTCTTCGTCCATTATGCGAGTGAGGAGAGAGCCATAGAGACCATAAATAGAATAGCGCCCGAACACCTTGAAGTTATAGGAGATGTTAATGTGGAAAAAATCCTCTACCCCGGTATAATTTATCTGGGGATTACAACGCCGACAGCTTTAGGGGACTACTACATAGGGACAAATCATATTTTACCGACGGGCGGTTCAGGAAGATTCCTAGGCGGGCTCTCCGTTGAGACCTTTAAAAGAAAGAGGGTGATGGTTAAGTGTGACCTTGATTTTATTTTGAAGCACGGAAAGCACGCCGAACGTCTTGCTGAAATAGAAGGACTCGAATGTCATAAAGAAGCGATCAGGGCAAGAAAGGAGAGGAGAGATGAAATTAAAGATTGGGTTTCCAAAAGGGAGCCTTCAAGAACAGACCCTAAGACTCTTTAAAAACGCCGGTTACTCGGTGAAAGTCGCAGAAAGGTCGTATGTGCCTTTAATCGATGACGATGAGATGGAAGGACTCCTCATTCGGGCACAGGAAATCCCGAGGTACGTAGAGAGCGGGATCTTGGATGTGGGCATTACGGGACTCGATTGGGTGCTTGAGCAAGAGGCGAAGGTTGTTCACGTTGAAAGATTAAGGTACGGAAAAGTTGGTTTTAAAGGTGTCAAGTGGGTTGTGGCAGTCCCAAACGACTCTCCCATAAAAAGAATCGAAGATTTAAGAGGAAAGAAGATCGCCACAGAACTTGTTAACTTTACAAAGAAGTACTTCCAGGAAAGAGGGATAGAGACGTTTGTGGAGTTTTCATGGGGAGCCACCGAGGTAAAACCGCCTCTTCTTGCCGATGCCATCGTGGAGGTAACGGAGACAGGTGCCTCTTTGAAAGCGCATAACCTGCGGATAATCGAAACGGTTTTAGAATCGGAAACGGTAGTTATAGCGAATGAAGGTTCCTGGCAAGATAGCTGGAAGAGAAAAAAAATAGAGAATATAGTTATGCTTCTCAGGGGAGCGCTTCTTGCTGAGGAGAAAGTGGGATTAAAGATGAACGTTCCGAAGGAAAGATTGGAGGATGTGACAAGGATACTTCCTTCTTTGCACACACCGACCATCTCGAACCTCTACGATCCCGGGTGGGTAGCGGTGGAAGTCATAATAGATGAGAAGATTGTGAGAGATTTGATTCCCGAACTGAAAAGGGCTGGGGCCCAAGGTATAGTTGAATATCCGTTAAACAAAGTGATTTTGTAGGAGAAGAGGGTGACAAGACGATCAGACCTTTTAAGAAAAACGAAAGAGACAGAGATAAAGGTTTCCCTAAATGTGGAAGGAGAGGGTAAGTACAGGATCGTAACGCCCGTTCCTTTTCTAAACCATATGCTCGAGCTTTTCGCAAAGCACGGCAACTTCGACCTAGAAATTGAGGCGACTGGAGATGTAAACGTCGATCCCCACCACACAGTGGAAGATTTAGGTTATGCGCTTGGTGCTTCTTTTTATGAAGCCCTTGGAGACAAAAGAGGTGTAAACAGGTATGGGTATGCTTTAATACCGATGGACGAGACCCTTTGTCTTTTCGCTTTGGATTTAAGTGGAAGGCCACATCTTGCGGTTAAAGGAAGTTTGAAGGGGTTCGCGGGCTCATTCGACACAGGGCTTATAGTCGACTTTTTCTGGGCCTTTGTGAATGAATCCAAAATGACTATACACATACACATTCTTTCCGGAAGGAATCCTCACCACAAAATTGAGGCCATATTCAAGGCTTTCGGAAAGGCTATGAGAATGGCCGTAGATGCAAGTGAAAAACAAGGAGATATTCCATCAACGAAAGGTGTTCTTTAATAAAATTTAATTGCGAGAGAGGGGAGTTGAACCCCTACGGTTTGTAACCCCTGGATTCTAAGTCCAGTGCGTCTGCCAGTTCCGCCACTCTCGCTTTAATCTTTATTGATTTTACAACCGAAGGCTTTATGTGTCAATAAAGGGACCATTGCGCTGATCCCTACGGATGCCTTAAATTTTTTACGCGATGAAAGTTGTGGAAGTGAGAGACCTTGTTAAAAATTATAACTCCCTTAGAGCAGTAGACCGGGTGAGTTTCGATATTTTTAAAGGTGAGTGCTTCGGGTTTCTCGGGCCAAATGGTGCTGGAAAGACAACGATAATTAGAATTCTTTATGGTCTTTCTCCCCCAACATCGGGCGAAGTTAGAATTTTTGGGATGGACATAAAGACGGATGCTCCATTGATAAAAGCAAAGATAGGAGTTGTTCCACAGGAAGAGAACTTGGATGTGGAGCTATCTGTGATGGAAAATCTCATAGTCTATGCCAGGTTTTTTGACATACCAGGGAAGAAAGCTAAAGCCATCGCGGAAAGGCTGCTTGAATTTGCCAATCTTAAAGAGAAGAAGGCGGAAAACGTAAGGTCACTTTCCGGCGGAATGAAAAGATCGCTCCTTTTGGCGCGGGCGCTCATTAACGACCCGGAACTCATCATCTTGGATGAGCCTACGGTAGGGCTAGACCCTAAGATGAGAAGGATGATCTGGGAAAGATTAATAGAGCTAAAGAGTAACGGTAAAACTCTAATCCTTACGACCCACTACATGGAGGAAGCCCAAAGGCTTTGCGACAGGGTCGCAATTATGGACCAGGGTAAAATAGTTGAGCTGGGTAATACTCAGGAAATAATAAAAAGGTACGGAGGAGACTTGGAAAAGGTTTATCTTAGGCTTACTGGGAAGAGTCTAGGAGCATGAGCGTAAAGAGAGCACTAAGAGTTTTTCAGAGAAACTTGGCGGTGTACAAAAAACTTTATAGATCGAGCATCGTGCTTAACTTTTGCGAACCCGTCCTTTACATTTTGGCGTTTGGGATAGGACTCGGGGCCTATATAAAGGAGATAAACGGAGTTCCGTATATGGAATTTATCGCACCTGGCATAATCGCGTCATCCTCTATGTTCGCATCCTGTTATGAATGCACTTATGGCACTTTCGTGAGGATGAACTTTCAAAGGACATTCGAAGCGATACTTTCCACCCCCGTTTCAGCTTATGAGCTCATTCTGGGTGAACTTCTATGGGGGGCTTCAAAGAGCGTATTTTACGGCAGCATAATCATACTGACCCTCCTCCTTCTAGGCATATTTTCGTCCTTTTCCTTATTTCTAGTCCTTCCTGTGCTTTTTTTAAGCGGGTTTGTCTTTGCTCAACTCTCTATAATTTGTGCTTCCTTTGTTCCAGGTATCGATTCTTTCAACTACTTTTACACGCTCTTTATAACTCCCATGTTCCTCTTTTCGGGAATATTCTTTCCTGTCGATATACTTCCGGAATCCTTGCGGATAGTTGCAGAATTCACTCCGCTTTACCATTTGACCAATCTGTGTAGGGGATATGCGTCCGGGGAATTTTACGGGACAATTCCGGATCTTCTTTGGCTAATCGGGTTTGCTTTAATTTTATTCCCCTTCCCCTTTCTTCTCATGAAGAGAAGGATTGTAAATTGAAAATGGTCGGAAATTCTCGTAATATGATAGGCATGAGGAAGATAATGTACTACAGCACGAATAATTACCAAGAAAAAGTGGACTTTGAGACGGCCCTTTTGAACGGAATGGGCTCAAACTATGGGCTATACATGTTCTCGAAAGAGGACATTCCGCATTTGAGTATGGAAAAGATAAAAAGTATGCGCGGTATGTCTTATGCGGAGATAGCCTACGAAGTTTTGAGTCCCTTCCTTTTATCAGAGATCCCAAAGCCCGACCTAAGAAAGCTCTTAAATAACGCCTATGATGAAGAAAAGATAAGGACCCGCGTAGAACATGTAACCGGAAGGACTTACATAATGTGGCTCACGGACGGACCCACATATTCATTTAAGGACTATGCTGCCAGGTTTTACGGTCGCGTACTCGAGTTTTTCTTAAAAAGGAGAAAAGAGAGGAGAATAGTCATAGTGGCAACGAGCGGTGACACAGGAGGTGCGATAGCTGATGCACTCTACGGGCTGGAAAGCGTCGATTTATGCGTATTCTATCCTAAAGATTCAATTTCGGAAGAACAGAGAAGACAGATGACCACCCTTCAGGGGAACGTATACGCGTTCGAGGTGAATGGGGATTTTGACATTTGTCAGGCGTTGGCAAAGGAGATCCTCTCTGATAAAGAGTTTGCTAAAGAGGTTTTTAAACAGGCATCAATTTTTACTTCGGCGAACTCCATAAGCATAGGTAGACTTTTGCCTCAGGCCGTCTATCCGTTCTATGGTTATTCTAGGATCGAAGATGGAGGTTTAGGTTTTATAGCATCAGTTCCCTCAGGAAATTTTGGAAATATGATGGGGACCGTCATCGCAAAAGCTATGGGCCTGCCGGTTCGAAAAATAATCTGCGCACTGAATGAAAATGCAGAATTCATGGAGTTTTTGAAGGAAGGGAGGTACGTTGTAAAACCGACGGTAAAGTCGCCTTCTTCGGCCATGAACGTTTCCCATCCGAATAACATTGCGAGGCTTTTTGACTTTTACGGCGGTCACATATACGATGAAAGGGATGTGGAGAAAAACGAAGTAGTGAGGCGGGGAATCATAGACAGAATGCCAGATATGGAGAAGTTGAGAAGGGATATAGAGGCGATAAGTGTTTCGAATGAGGAGCATTACAAGACAATAAGGGATGTCTATTACCAGTTCGGGGTACTACTGGACCCTCACGGCGCGGTTGGCTGGAATGCTTTAGAGAAGTACCTAAAAGGCGTACACGATTTCCCCTCAATTGTCTATGAGACTGCCCATCCCGGAAAATTTCCGAAAGAGGTTGAAAGGGCCGTCGGTTTTAAGCCTGAAATTCCTTTCGGTATAACGAAAAGAATGGAGATGGAAGAACGAATTTACAAAGTTGAGAGTGAACCGGAAAGAACAGAATCTGGACTTAGGCTTACAAAAAGACAGGTGGAAGAGGCAAAAAGCAAGATAAGAGAGATTTTGGCACCATGAGAAAGATCCTTTGCGTCGGTCTTATTTTACTTATCTTCGTGGATACCTCTTTCGGCAAGACAAGGATTGTCGCGAGTATCTTCCCGTTTTATGACTTCACCCGCCAAGTGGTGAAGGAAAGGGCTGATGTACATCTTCTTGTAGGTGCAGATGTGGATCCCCACCATTTCGAGCCTAAACCGAGCGACTTTTTGGAGATCAGGAGGGCTGATTTCTTTGTATATGGAGGTAGTGAAATTGAGCCGTGGGCGGCAAAAATAATAAAAGGGATCATTAGTGAGCGACCATATATCGTTCCATTAGGGGAGGGATTGGATCTTGCCTATTCAGGAAAAGGTGTCAAGGATCCCCATGTCTGGCTAGATCTTACTTACGTTGAAAGGATGGTTGTTACTCTTATGGAGAGTCTTTCGCAAAAAGATCCGGGAAACGGAGACTTCTACAGAAAAAACGGTAAGCTCTACATAGAAAAGATAAGGCAACTAGACAGGAAATTCGAAAGAACATTATCGTCTTGCAAAGTAAAAACGATCGTTCACGCAGGTCATTACTCTTTCGGTTATTTAGCAAAACGGTACGGATTAGGATATTTTGCCGCCTATCCTCCGCATATGGAATCGGATGTTCAACCGAAAAAGGTATGGAAGATGAAAGACATTCTGAAAAAGAACCGGGCAAAGTTTGTCTTTTACGAAGAGTCGAAGAATCGAAAGCTGGCGGAAAAATTAGCAAAAGAGCTCGGTATAGAAATTTTACCCCTCAATCCTGGCCATTCTGTTTCAAAAAAGGATCTGGAAGGGGGGATAACGTTTGAAAAAATCATGGAGAATAACCTTCAGAGTCTTAGGAAGGGCTTGGAATGCAACCCGTAGTTTCCGTTAAAAATATCGATTTTTTTTACAACTCGGAATTCGTTCTAAAAGATGTGAGTTTCGAACTTAAAAAAGGAGATTATTTAGGGATTGTTGGACCCAACGGTTCTGGAAAGACAACTCTTGTGAGATTGATTCTCGGTTACCTTAGGCCAAAGAGGGGAGAGATTGAGGTTTTCGGAAAAAGCCCAAAAGATCTAAAAACGAAATCCCTTATAGGATATTTGCCGCAAATCATCCCAGACAGAAAATTCCATTTTCCTTTGACAGTTATGGAAGTGGTTCTCATGGGGCTTGTTTCACAGAAAAGCTTTCCAAAGTTAGTAACTAAAAAAGATGTGGATAAGGCTACAGAAGTTCTTAAAATGATGAACGTGCTTGACCTACAAAAGAGACTGATAGGCGAACTTTCCGGAGGCGAAAGACAGAAAGTATTTCTGTGTAGAGCGCTTGTTCATGAACCTGAGCTTCTGATTTTGGATGAACCAGTAAGTGCACTAGATCCGGAAAGTAGAGGCGAATTTTACGTCCTACTTGAAAGACTTAGGAAAGAGAGAGAAACAACCATAATCATGGTTACACACGATGCAGGAGAAATAGGCAACTACGCAACGAAATTGCTCTATTTAGACAGAAGAGTAATCTTTTTTGGGAGCTTTGAAAAATTTTGTGAGTCGGAGGAGATGACAAAGTACTTTGGCGAACACTCCCAGCACCTTATATGCCATAGACATAACAGAAAAAAGGCATGGTTGAACTCTTTAGAGAACCATTTATTCTTAAAGCAGTAGTTTGTGGGATTTTAATCTCTGTACCCCTTTCCGGACTAGGTCTATTTTTAGTGTTGAGAAGGTTATCTCTCATCGGAGATGGACTGGCCCATGTGAGTTTTGGAGGGGTCTCTTTAGGGATACTTCTAGGGAAGTCACCTCTATATTTCACAATCCCCTTTTGTGTGTTAGCTTCCATAGGTATACTTAAGGTGAGAAAGGCGGTAAAGATAAGTCCGGATGCTGCAGTAGGCATCATATCTTCTTTTGGTATCGCGTCAGGCATCGCTATTTCAGCCTGGAAAGGGGGATTTAGTCTTGAGGTTTTAAACTACCTATTTGGCAGTGTCCTTTCCGTGCACGACGAAGATCTACTCATTGCTTTTATTTTCAGCATTATTTTCTTGGGGTATCTCATTTTTTTTTATACTGACCTCATATCGACCACTTTTGATGATGAACTTGCCTACGCTGAGGGGATAAACGTCGAGAGGATCAATACGATACTTGGAATTTTTACGGCTTTAACTATTGTACAGGCAATAAAGATAATTGGTGTTCTTCTTGTCACATCGCTTCTAATAATGCCTGCTGTGACCGCTTTGCAGTTTTCGAAAGGTTTCAAAAGGACACTTTTCCTTTCCATGATCTTTGGGGTTATCTCTGTTGTTGTGGGGATAGGGCTTTCGATAGTAGTCGATTTGCCTTCTGGGTCCTCGATAGTACTTGTGAGTTTCGGAATTCTTCTCCTCTCCGTCTTCTTTGCGAGAAAAAAACGGTTGACAACCGGTAAAAACTGAAAAAGAATAAAAATCAGTAGCCAAAAGCCTCTTTGGGAGGTCAAAATGGTGGAAAAGCGTGGCATCGATTGGTCTTCTCTTTGGAAAAAGGATGATTGGGTGTCCGTTTGGATAGGCTTTCTCATACTCATTGTTTTTCTTGCGGGATTCAAGTTTTCAATGCCCAGCTGGAAATGGATGAGTGATGGAGCTTTTCAAAAGAAGGTTGAAGGTACAATCGAAAAACTTGAAAGATTAGCAAAAGATGCGGAAGCGAAGGGCGAGCACGCGGTGAAAGCATCTGCTTTAGCTGCCGTTGGTGCGATCAAATCAAAAGAAAGAAAGGCGGTGGGGGAGGCAGGAAAGAAGTTGGAGGAGGCGGCTAAAGGCGCAAAAGACAAGGATGTGAAAAAGGCGGGGGAGAAGTTAGGTAAGGATTTAAAAGATTGGTCGGGACAACTTATAGGAAAGGTATTTTCCGGTGGAAATCTTCTAAGGATGGTTTACCTTTTTATCGCCCTTGCAATACTTGGGTCAATCGGGATAATCGTTATGGGACAGCCGGTTTCTAAATTTATCGTAGGATTTCCGGTGGTCTACTTCCTTGGGGTCTTAGCTTTCATTATCGGAAATAATTATACAGTGTCTTACTGGGGATTGGAGGTGGTCTTCTGGGCTCTGATTTTAGGGCTTGTAGTTAGCAATATACTTAGGGTGCCTGATTGGCTTAAACCTGCAATAAGGACTGAGTACTTCATTAAGATAGGTCTTGTACTTTTGGGCGCCGAGGTTCTTTTTCCCACAATAGCCAAAGTTGGGGCATACGGGATCGTGCAATCTGTCCTGGTCATTGCTGTAGTTTTCTACTTCTGCTTCTGGGTGGCAAAGAAGCTCGGTCTTGATGATGAATTTGCTTCAATCCTCGGAACTGCGGTGTCAATATGCGGAGTTTCAGCAGCTATTGCTGCAGGTGGAGCAATAAAGGGAGATCCTAAAAAGGTAAGTCACACGATATCACTCGTTTTGCTATGCGCAATCCCTATGCTCATACTTGAACCTTTGATAGCCAAAGCTGTGGGGATGGCGCCTGAAGTTGCAGGTGCGTGGATAGGCGGTACGATAGATACAACAGGAGCTGTGGTTGCGGCGGGAGCAATTGCTGGAGAAGCTGCGATGGCTGTAGCCGTGGTTGTAAAAATGGCTCAAAACGTGCTTATAGGGGTCGCCGCTTTTCTCCTTGCACTTTGGTTCGTGCTTAAGGGGAGAGAGGTTGGGGAGGCTCCGAGAGCGATTGAAATATGGTATAGGTTTCCGAAGTTCGTAGTGGGATTTCTCGTAGCATCTATAGTCTTCTCTTTTTTTATGAGTGAAGCTTTTGCAAAGGCTATAACCGCATCCACAAGTGGGTTTAGGGTATGGTGGTTCACCCTGGCATTTATATGCATAGGGCTTGAGACGAATTTCAAAGAACTAGTGGCGATGGGTGGGGGAAGGCCGGCGATTGCATTCTTATTGGCTCAGCTTTTTAACGTGTTTTGGACACTTCTTCTTGCCTATCTCTTATTCGGTGGCGTGCTTTTTCCTCCGCCGAAATTCTAATTCGGGGCCGAAAGGCCCCTTTTTGATCTATGAAGAAGGTTCTCTCATTCGATCTCGAGGGAACGCTTGTGACCTTAGAATTTGGTGAGATAATCTGGAATCACGCTATCCCCCTTGAGTTTTCGAAAAAGTACGGGATCTCTTTCGATGAAGCCAAAAGACTTGTGATCTCTGAATATCAGTCAGTTGGAGAGGAAAGAATCGAGTGGTACGATCTGGAATACTGGCTTAAGAGGTTCGATCTAAAAATTAAACCTTTGGAGCTTCTAGATAAGTATGAGAAGCATATTAGACTTTTTGACGGGGTCAAAGAGGCGCTAGAGATGCTCAAAGAGAGATTTACCTTAATTATCTCTTCCAATGCTACAAGGCTCTTTATCGAAAAGGAACTTAGGTTTTCGGGCATAGAGCATTTCTTTGCAAAAATCTTTTCGGCAACGAGTGACTTTCAGCTTACCAAAAAGAGCATTCTGTTCTACAAAAAGGTACTGGAAGTTCTTTCTCTATCTCCAGAGGAGATGGTGCATGTGGGGGACCATCGTCTCTTCGACTACGAAATACCAAAAAGTCTTGGTATAGACGCTTATCTTGTGGAAGAAGAAAGGACGGTCAAAGAGATAGTTTCGGCTCTATGAAAAGATGTTACAATTGCGGGACGGAGTTAAATTATGGAAAGGTTTCAAGAAGGGACGAGTGCCCCAAATGCGGAAAAGAGCTTCATGTCTGTTTAAACTGCAGATTCTACGATAAATCGAAAGCGTATTTGTGTGCTGAAGTTAGAGCCGATCCTCCTTTAGACAAGGACAGAGCGAATTTTTGCGAGTACTTTGAGTTGAAAGAG from the Thermodesulfobacteriota bacterium genome contains:
- a CDS encoding putative sulfate exporter family transporter → MVEKRGIDWSSLWKKDDWVSVWIGFLILIVFLAGFKFSMPSWKWMSDGAFQKKVEGTIEKLERLAKDAEAKGEHAVKASALAAVGAIKSKERKAVGEAGKKLEEAAKGAKDKDVKKAGEKLGKDLKDWSGQLIGKVFSGGNLLRMVYLFIALAILGSIGIIVMGQPVSKFIVGFPVVYFLGVLAFIIGNNYTVSYWGLEVVFWALILGLVVSNILRVPDWLKPAIRTEYFIKIGLVLLGAEVLFPTIAKVGAYGIVQSVLVIAVVFYFCFWVAKKLGLDDEFASILGTAVSICGVSAAIAAGGAIKGDPKKVSHTISLVLLCAIPMLILEPLIAKAVGMAPEVAGAWIGGTIDTTGAVVAAGAIAGEAAMAVAVVVKMAQNVLIGVAAFLLALWFVLKGREVGEAPRAIEIWYRFPKFVVGFLVASIVFSFFMSEAFAKAITASTSGFRVWWFTLAFICIGLETNFKELVAMGGGRPAIAFLLAQLFNVFWTLLLAYLLFGGVLFPPPKF
- a CDS encoding HAD family hydrolase, with product MKKVLSFDLEGTLVTLEFGEIIWNHAIPLEFSKKYGISFDEAKRLVISEYQSVGEERIEWYDLEYWLKRFDLKIKPLELLDKYEKHIRLFDGVKEALEMLKERFTLIISSNATRLFIEKELRFSGIEHFFAKIFSATSDFQLTKKSILFYKKVLEVLSLSPEEMVHVGDHRLFDYEIPKSLGIDAYLVEEERTVKEIVSAL